A stretch of the Crocinitomicaceae bacterium genome encodes the following:
- the hemW gene encoding radical SAM family heme chaperone HemW, with protein MAGLYIHVPYCKVKCNYCDFHFSTSSKNQHDMLEAMLLELEMRKNYLADTPVETIYFGGGTPSVAGGLFISKILSAIQDNFNVSPQPEITIECNPDDITDQLLNELVAVGVNRLSLGVQSFDNEVLKMMNRAHDSSQIFNAINLIKNAGIANSTLDLIYSIPGKNMDYWKEQIDVFLSLNIPHLSAYCLTIEKKTVFGAMHRKGLLAPVTDELALEQFEFLVSRLHDRGYEQYEISNFAKDGYISKHNSAYWLDEKYLGIGPSAHSYNLEKRDWNISNNARYIRALKFGEKFSESEMITTTIRCNDYLLTRLRTKWGINLDDLHYIGEGRLNTLRKKTNQFLKDNLLEINADGNLILTKEGKFRADGITASLFTDDEG; from the coding sequence ATGGCCGGACTCTATATACACGTTCCATACTGCAAGGTAAAATGTAATTATTGCGATTTTCATTTTTCTACTTCAAGTAAAAATCAGCATGACATGTTAGAAGCCATGTTGCTTGAACTTGAAATGAGAAAAAATTATCTCGCAGATACACCTGTTGAAACAATTTATTTTGGCGGAGGTACGCCCAGCGTAGCCGGTGGTTTATTTATCTCCAAAATTCTTTCTGCCATTCAAGATAATTTTAATGTATCACCTCAGCCTGAAATTACGATTGAATGTAATCCTGATGATATCACAGACCAACTCTTGAATGAATTGGTTGCTGTTGGTGTTAACAGGCTCAGTTTGGGTGTTCAGTCTTTTGATAATGAAGTTTTAAAAATGATGAATCGGGCACATGATTCATCACAAATTTTTAATGCAATCAATCTTATTAAAAATGCGGGCATCGCTAATTCTACGCTTGATTTAATTTATAGCATCCCTGGAAAAAACATGGATTATTGGAAAGAACAGATTGATGTTTTTCTCTCGTTAAACATTCCTCACCTTTCTGCCTATTGTCTTACAATTGAAAAGAAAACGGTATTTGGTGCCATGCATAGAAAAGGTTTATTGGCTCCCGTGACCGACGAACTTGCTCTTGAACAATTTGAGTTTTTAGTAAGCCGGCTACATGACAGGGGTTATGAGCAATATGAAATTTCCAACTTTGCAAAGGATGGATACATTTCAAAACACAACTCAGCTTATTGGCTTGATGAAAAATATCTCGGTATTGGTCCATCTGCACATTCATACAATCTCGAGAAAAGAGACTGGAACATCAGCAACAACGCACGTTACATAAGAGCATTAAAATTCGGAGAGAAATTTTCAGAATCAGAAATGATAACTACAACCATACGGTGTAATGATTATTTGCTTACCAGGTTGCGCACCAAATGGGGAATCAATTTGGACGATCTGCATTATATAGGTGAAGGTAGACTGAATACTTTGAGAAAAAAAACTAATCAATTTTTGAAAGATAATTTACTTGAAATTAACGCTGACGGCAATCTTATTCTCACTAAGGAAGGTAAATTTAGAGCTGATGGAATTACGGCAAGTCTTTTCACGGATGATGAAGGTTGA
- a CDS encoding GAF domain-containing protein: MAENLLIGGSNRAEKYQVLIPQVKALIEGEADITANLANISAALRQTFGFFWVGFYLVRNNELVLGPFQGDIACTRIQKGKGVCGVCWEKSQTILVADVDQFPGHIACSSLSKSEIVVPIICKNQVVAVLDVDSDQLNDFSETDKIYLEQITFIISGLFTN; encoded by the coding sequence ATGGCTGAAAACTTACTGATAGGGGGTTCAAATCGCGCTGAAAAATATCAAGTACTCATTCCACAAGTGAAGGCGCTTATTGAGGGAGAGGCAGATATCACCGCAAATCTTGCCAATATTTCGGCCGCGTTGAGACAGACCTTTGGATTTTTTTGGGTTGGTTTTTACCTTGTGAGGAATAATGAATTGGTGTTGGGTCCTTTTCAGGGCGATATTGCCTGCACTAGAATCCAAAAAGGGAAAGGAGTTTGTGGTGTCTGTTGGGAAAAATCTCAAACCATCCTAGTTGCTGATGTTGATCAGTTTCCCGGACATATTGCCTGCAGTTCATTGAGTAAGTCTGAAATTGTTGTTCCAATAATTTGTAAAAATCAAGTGGTTGCCGTATTAGATGTCGACTCAGATCAATTAAATGATTTTTCAGAAACAGATAAAATATATCTTGAACAAATTACGTTCATCATTTCCGGCTTATTTACTAATTGA
- a CDS encoding Ig-like domain-containing protein: protein MVLLLNGCAQIAVLTGGQKDETAPTIDSSKTYPMNGGTDFSGDRIEIRFDEYILLNKPKDNILISPRPALAPIISSHNKTLKIEFQEPLLDNTTYTINFNRAITDITEKNDSVFQYVFSTGTWIDSFSIRGTVKDAWTNLPAENFVVALYPVIDSVQFDSIPKKLKPTYLAQTDNQGNFVMNYLHYGLYYAIAFDDRNKNLYLDNDEALAFLPEKTILVNDENIRISLVSFLPNQTQSDVKKINFSAPGRVEVLLTAPADSFVIETPTCALLKEETGRNDSLIFWLDKVPVPKMIFTYHLNGIPDTIKPVYKNAEKPAGLNIKANTDAQTKKLKPAQNLELTFSEPILQSDVQYDLIKLYDKDSNLLSPIISFIGPRTMVIENLSENNMRLVIDSGAVNSVYGTGLNEEYTIEFSQHPQTWYGTLLVNIATENQQSAIVYLLFDGEIIDTAVFATTLKFEQLTPGNYQLQIIFDQDQNGVWTNGSLHDVRLPEKVVYFNEAITVRSRWDLEIDWILSDIEN, encoded by the coding sequence ATGGTCCTATTACTCAATGGCTGCGCACAAATTGCTGTATTAACCGGAGGACAAAAAGATGAAACAGCGCCAACCATTGATTCTTCGAAGACATATCCAATGAATGGTGGTACTGATTTTTCAGGAGATCGTATTGAAATACGTTTTGATGAATACATACTGCTCAATAAACCCAAAGACAATATTTTAATTTCACCCAGACCTGCGCTTGCACCCATCATTTCATCACATAATAAAACGCTCAAGATTGAATTTCAAGAACCGCTGCTTGACAATACTACATACACCATCAATTTTAATAGAGCAATAACTGATATTACCGAAAAAAACGACTCTGTTTTCCAATATGTTTTTTCAACCGGAACATGGATTGATTCTTTTTCAATTCGGGGAACAGTCAAAGACGCATGGACAAATCTGCCTGCTGAAAATTTTGTTGTGGCGCTTTACCCGGTTATTGATTCAGTTCAATTTGACTCTATTCCAAAAAAACTCAAACCTACTTACCTTGCGCAAACTGACAACCAAGGAAATTTTGTGATGAACTATCTGCATTATGGCTTGTATTATGCAATTGCTTTTGATGACAGAAATAAAAATTTATATCTTGATAATGACGAAGCCTTAGCCTTTTTACCGGAAAAAACTATTCTCGTAAATGATGAAAATATACGAATTTCTTTAGTTTCATTTTTACCTAACCAAACCCAATCTGATGTCAAAAAAATAAACTTTTCAGCGCCTGGTAGAGTAGAAGTTTTGTTAACTGCACCGGCAGATTCTTTTGTAATAGAAACACCAACATGTGCACTGCTTAAAGAAGAAACAGGACGCAATGACTCCTTAATATTCTGGCTTGACAAGGTACCCGTGCCAAAAATGATTTTTACGTATCATTTAAATGGGATACCTGATACCATAAAACCGGTTTATAAAAATGCTGAAAAACCTGCCGGCCTGAATATTAAGGCCAATACGGATGCACAAACTAAAAAGCTGAAACCTGCTCAAAATTTAGAGCTAACTTTTTCTGAACCAATTCTACAAAGTGATGTTCAATATGATCTCATTAAACTATATGATAAAGATTCAAATCTACTCAGTCCTATCATTTCATTCATTGGTCCGCGTACAATGGTTATTGAGAATTTATCAGAAAATAATATGAGACTGGTGATTGATTCTGGTGCTGTAAATTCAGTTTACGGAACTGGTTTGAATGAGGAATATACAATTGAATTTTCTCAACATCCGCAAACCTGGTACGGAACATTACTCGTCAATATCGCAACCGAAAACCAACAATCCGCCATCGTCTATTTGTTGTTTGACGGAGAAATTATAGACACTGCTGTTTTTGCAACAACCTTAAAATTTGAACAATTAACGCCCGGAAACTACCAGTTGCAAATTATTTTTGACCAAGATCAAAATGGAGTTTGGACCAATGGGTCGTTGCACGATGTGCGTTTGCCTGAAAAAGTTGTCTACTTTAATGAAGCAATTACTGTGCGCTCACGATGGGATTTGGAAATTGATTGGATACTAAGTGATATAGAAAACTAA
- the purD gene encoding phosphoribosylamine--glycine ligase produces the protein MNVLVLGSGGREHAVSWKIAQSSQIDKLFIAPGNAGTNQVGTNVDIEVDDFEALRDFCVENKIDVVFVGPEGPLVNGIVDYFRSDKQVAHIAMIGPDKQAAQLEGSKDFAKRFMKKYNIPTARFLTVTNENIEDGYTFLDSLKPPFVLKADGLASGKGVLILKTIKEAKTELKTMLDGKFGQASSQVVIEEFLKGIELSVFVITDGISYKILPEAKDYKRVGEADTGLNTGGMGAISPVPFAAGGFMDKVENQIIIPTIKGLKAEGIDYRGFIFFGLINVKNDPFVIEYNCRLGDPETEVVIPRLKSDLLELFEGVATQTLSERDVEFDERVAAGVMLVSGGYPEKFEKEKSISGLNNIFDSMVFHAGTKQDGPAVLTAGGRVLCVTSLGKNQMRALDKTYENVAKIKFDKAYFRKDIGFDLDDQVD, from the coding sequence ATGAATGTACTAGTTTTAGGGTCAGGTGGAAGGGAGCACGCAGTAAGCTGGAAAATTGCCCAAAGTTCACAAATTGATAAACTTTTTATTGCTCCGGGAAATGCCGGCACAAATCAGGTTGGTACAAATGTGGACATTGAAGTGGATGATTTTGAAGCCTTGCGTGATTTTTGCGTTGAAAACAAAATTGATGTCGTTTTTGTTGGACCTGAAGGACCTCTGGTGAACGGAATTGTAGATTATTTTAGAAGTGACAAACAAGTTGCTCACATTGCCATGATTGGCCCTGACAAACAAGCTGCGCAGTTGGAAGGAAGCAAAGATTTTGCAAAACGCTTCATGAAAAAATATAATATTCCTACTGCTAGATTTCTAACTGTTACAAATGAAAACATTGAAGATGGTTACACTTTTCTTGACTCGCTCAAACCACCTTTTGTATTAAAAGCTGACGGTTTAGCTTCTGGCAAAGGCGTGCTCATTTTGAAAACAATAAAAGAAGCAAAAACTGAACTCAAGACTATGCTTGACGGAAAATTTGGTCAGGCATCTTCACAAGTTGTTATTGAAGAATTTTTAAAAGGAATTGAATTGTCTGTTTTTGTTATTACAGATGGAATTTCATATAAAATTTTACCTGAAGCAAAAGATTACAAAAGAGTAGGGGAGGCTGACACTGGTTTGAATACCGGCGGTATGGGGGCCATTTCTCCCGTGCCTTTTGCCGCAGGTGGTTTTATGGATAAGGTAGAAAATCAAATCATCATTCCTACCATTAAAGGATTGAAAGCAGAAGGAATTGATTATCGTGGATTCATATTTTTTGGACTCATCAATGTGAAAAATGATCCTTTTGTTATTGAATATAATTGCAGATTAGGTGACCCGGAAACGGAAGTCGTTATTCCTAGATTGAAATCTGATTTATTAGAATTGTTTGAAGGGGTTGCAACACAAACATTATCTGAGCGTGATGTGGAATTTGATGAGCGTGTAGCAGCCGGTGTCATGCTAGTTTCAGGTGGATATCCTGAAAAATTTGAAAAAGAAAAAAGCATTAGTGGGTTAAATAATATTTTTGACTCAATGGTTTTTCACGCAGGCACAAAACAAGATGGACCTGCCGTGCTTACCGCCGGTGGACGTGTATTGTGTGTAACATCTCTTGGAAAAAATCAAATGCGGGCACTGGATAAAACGTACGAAAACGTGGCAAAAATCAAATTTGATAAAGCGTATTTCCGAAAAGACATTGGTTTTGATTTGGATGATCAGGTAGATTAA
- a CDS encoding HlyC/CorC family transporter: MISLIFSAFFSGAEIAFVSANKLKIELDYKQGHLSGRILHYFVQHTSRFLSSLLVGNNLSLVIYGLFMAKLLAPVYGQIAQEPFLIILLQAISATLIVLVTAEFLPKVFFALNPNKKLQWTAIPLLIFYVLLFIPTIIITAVSKLLLRLIGVKTIEAQPSFSRSDLDRFVRDIDEKMEGKSELDNEIQILKNALEFSSVKAKDCMVPRTDIEAIAIDSSLAELKNRFIQTGYSKILIYRDNTDNMVGYVHAFELFHEPSSIQQILFPVFIIPENALVKEILSQFTRTKRSIAVVVDEFGGIAGMVTVEDIIEEIFGEIRDEHDVEEEIERVAGQKTWLLSGKLQIDYLNDKYSFDLPKLDSFETLAGLVLHKLEDIPDAGAKIETEKLIIEVISATDTRILSLKVSLK, from the coding sequence TTGATAAGCCTGATTTTTTCAGCTTTTTTTTCAGGTGCTGAGATTGCATTTGTATCGGCCAATAAACTGAAAATTGAGCTGGATTATAAACAAGGACATCTCAGCGGAAGAATACTTCACTATTTTGTTCAACATACTTCCCGGTTCTTATCTTCATTGCTTGTTGGAAATAATCTTTCATTGGTAATTTATGGCCTGTTCATGGCTAAACTTCTTGCCCCGGTTTATGGGCAAATTGCGCAAGAACCTTTTCTCATCATTTTGCTTCAAGCTATTAGTGCTACGCTTATTGTTTTGGTAACTGCTGAATTTTTGCCCAAGGTATTTTTTGCACTCAACCCAAATAAAAAATTGCAGTGGACAGCCATCCCACTGCTCATTTTTTATGTTCTGTTATTTATTCCCACAATTATTATTACGGCAGTTTCAAAATTGTTACTGCGTTTAATTGGTGTTAAAACAATTGAAGCCCAACCCTCTTTCTCACGGTCTGACCTTGATCGTTTTGTTAGAGATATTGACGAAAAAATGGAAGGCAAAAGTGAATTGGATAATGAAATTCAAATTCTCAAAAATGCATTGGAATTTTCAAGCGTCAAGGCGAAAGACTGCATGGTTCCTCGCACAGATATTGAAGCGATTGCAATTGACAGTTCACTTGCGGAATTGAAAAATAGGTTCATTCAAACCGGTTATTCAAAAATTTTAATCTATCGTGACAATACTGATAACATGGTGGGCTACGTGCATGCCTTTGAGTTATTTCATGAGCCAAGTTCAATTCAACAAATTTTATTTCCGGTTTTCATCATTCCTGAAAATGCCCTGGTGAAAGAAATTTTATCACAGTTTACCCGTACTAAAAGAAGCATTGCAGTGGTGGTTGATGAATTTGGTGGTATAGCCGGCATGGTGACAGTTGAAGACATCATTGAAGAAATTTTTGGAGAAATCAGAGATGAGCATGATGTAGAAGAAGAGATTGAAAGGGTTGCGGGTCAAAAAACCTGGCTCTTGTCCGGCAAACTGCAGATTGATTATTTGAATGATAAATACAGTTTTGATTTACCAAAACTTGATAGCTTTGAAACCCTCGCAGGGTTGGTGCTTCATAAACTTGAAGACATTCCTGACGCTGGAGCAAAAATTGAAACAGAAAAATTAATTATTGAGGTGATTAGCGCCACCGATACGCGCATTCTAAGCCTTAAAGTGAGTTTAAAATAA
- a CDS encoding polymer-forming cytoskeletal protein translates to MFKGSSSKAEAVNSPDKLNRLVEGTSVKGDVKTDSNFRLDGELIGTLNTLGKLVVGPQGRIEGDIICGNADIEGEVIGNIRVDGTLLLKATANVKGNIITQKLGIETGATFNGNCQMGKDISTQNSVPLNQPSENELVY, encoded by the coding sequence ATGTTTAAAGGAAGCAGCAGTAAAGCAGAAGCCGTGAATTCACCAGACAAGTTAAACCGTCTGGTAGAAGGTACTTCAGTAAAAGGTGATGTAAAAACCGATAGCAACTTCAGGTTGGACGGCGAATTAATTGGCACCCTTAATACCTTAGGCAAGTTGGTTGTTGGTCCGCAAGGTCGTATTGAAGGAGATATTATATGCGGCAACGCGGATATTGAAGGAGAAGTAATAGGCAATATCAGAGTGGATGGAACCCTTCTGTTAAAAGCCACTGCCAACGTAAAAGGAAATATTATAACACAAAAATTGGGCATTGAAACCGGGGCAACTTTCAACGGCAATTGTCAAATGGGTAAAGATATTTCCACACAAAACTCTGTTCCATTGAATCAGCCATCTGAAAATGAGCTGGTATACTAA
- a CDS encoding AtpZ/AtpI family protein — translation MTQAGKKKQGPNPYIRFSSVGVQMGLMIGAGAWGGSALDNYLKYQKPVFTIVFSLLAIGISLFLVIREAIRLSKDE, via the coding sequence ATGACTCAAGCCGGTAAAAAAAAGCAAGGTCCAAATCCTTATATCCGGTTTTCATCGGTGGGTGTTCAAATGGGTTTGATGATTGGCGCCGGAGCTTGGGGAGGCTCAGCGTTAGATAATTATCTTAAATACCAAAAACCTGTTTTCACTATTGTTTTCAGCTTGCTGGCTATTGGTATATCCCTGTTCCTTGTGATCCGTGAGGCAATCAGACTTTCAAAAGATGAATAA
- the atpB gene encoding F0F1 ATP synthase subunit A, which yields MNKRVKILVSLVAVLILSLVIYPVAFATSPEHNETHEAETSHDQHAEATKEFNTAEHATHHAKDAHEFHFTNNFVIPLPVILWTEKGLITFMSSEFHHDDKGHHVVEKEGLKFIKIHEKIYQLEAGEDHAVLDGQHHPMNAKATLDISLTKNVITMFLVAILMIWIFMASAKHYRMGSPAAPKGIAGFTEPLILFVREIATDNIHGHDKYKKFMPYLLTVFFFILIGNLLGLIPFLANPNMTGSISVTIVLATFTFIVQMIHSKKAFWAHIFAPPGVPWALWPILIPIEFAGIFIKPGALVIRLFANITAGHIIVVSLISVIFVNQNMGWAALSVPMTLFISVLELLVAFLQAYIFTMLSALFIGTAVDEGHH from the coding sequence ATGAACAAACGTGTAAAAATTCTCGTCTCTCTTGTTGCAGTCCTGATTCTGTCTTTAGTTATTTATCCTGTGGCTTTTGCAACCAGTCCGGAACATAACGAGACGCATGAAGCGGAAACTTCACATGACCAACATGCTGAAGCTACTAAAGAATTTAATACAGCTGAACACGCAACGCACCATGCCAAAGATGCGCACGAGTTTCATTTCACAAATAATTTTGTTATTCCGCTCCCGGTTATATTATGGACAGAAAAAGGTCTGATAACATTTATGTCCTCAGAGTTTCACCATGATGATAAAGGACACCATGTAGTTGAAAAAGAGGGATTGAAATTTATTAAAATTCACGAGAAAATTTATCAGTTAGAAGCGGGTGAAGATCATGCCGTTCTGGATGGACAACATCATCCAATGAATGCTAAGGCAACGTTGGATATTTCGCTTACAAAAAATGTGATCACCATGTTTTTAGTTGCAATTCTGATGATATGGATTTTTATGGCCAGCGCAAAACATTACAGAATGGGTTCTCCGGCGGCTCCAAAAGGAATTGCAGGGTTTACTGAACCGTTGATTTTATTTGTGCGCGAAATCGCAACCGATAATATTCATGGGCACGACAAATACAAAAAATTCATGCCGTATTTATTGACCGTATTTTTCTTTATTCTGATCGGAAATTTGCTTGGGTTGATTCCTTTCCTTGCAAATCCTAACATGACCGGTAGCATTTCAGTGACCATTGTACTGGCAACATTTACTTTCATTGTTCAAATGATTCATTCTAAAAAGGCATTCTGGGCTCACATATTTGCGCCTCCAGGGGTACCTTGGGCTTTGTGGCCAATTCTGATTCCGATTGAATTTGCTGGGATTTTTATTAAACCGGGCGCTTTAGTGATTCGTTTGTTTGCAAATATTACCGCCGGGCACATCATTGTGGTTTCTTTGATCTCAGTAATTTTTGTTAATCAAAATATGGGATGGGCAGCCTTGTCAGTACCAATGACTTTGTTTATTTCTGTTCTTGAATTGCTTGTGGCGTTTTTGCAGGCGTATATTTTTACCATGTTGTCAGCATTGTTTATTGGCACGGCGGTAGATGAAGGACATCATTAA
- the atpE gene encoding ATP synthase F0 subunit C yields the protein MGSTGIAVLGAGLAVIGAGIGIGKIGASAVESMARQPEIAGKIQTAMIIAAALIEGATLFAVVVAMMG from the coding sequence ATGGGATCAACAGGAATCGCAGTACTTGGAGCAGGTTTAGCTGTTATCGGTGCCGGAATTGGTATTGGTAAAATTGGTGCTTCTGCCGTAGAATCAATGGCAAGACAGCCTGAGATTGCAGGTAAAATTCAAACCGCAATGATCATCGCAGCGGCGCTGATTGAGGGTGCAACTCTCTTCGCAGTCGTTGTTGCTATGATGGGGTAA
- the atpF gene encoding F0F1 ATP synthase subunit B, translating to MDLITPAIGQMVWASIVFVLLLFLLAKFAWKPILKSVEEREKTISDSIALAEKTQAEMKQLQAQNETLLRDARAERDLMIKEAAETGKKLIQDSKDEAKIQFNKIVAEAQDVIKAEKAAALADLKTQVASFSIEIAEKVIKGELSSNDKQKALADKLAGEINLN from the coding sequence ATGGATTTGATTACACCCGCAATTGGGCAGATGGTTTGGGCAAGTATAGTTTTCGTGCTCTTATTATTCTTGCTGGCAAAGTTTGCATGGAAACCAATTTTAAAATCGGTAGAAGAGCGTGAAAAAACAATTTCAGATTCAATTGCATTGGCTGAAAAAACGCAAGCTGAAATGAAACAACTTCAGGCACAAAATGAAACGCTATTGCGTGATGCACGTGCTGAAAGAGATTTGATGATTAAAGAAGCTGCTGAAACCGGCAAAAAACTTATTCAGGATTCAAAAGACGAAGCAAAAATTCAGTTCAATAAAATTGTTGCAGAGGCGCAGGATGTAATTAAAGCTGAAAAGGCAGCTGCATTGGCTGACTTGAAAACACAAGTGGCTTCTTTCTCTATTGAGATTGCTGAAAAAGTGATCAAAGGAGAATTATCATCAAATGACAAACAAAAAGCACTCGCTGATAAACTGGCAGGTGAAATTAATCTTAACTAA
- the atpH gene encoding ATP synthase F1 subunit delta: protein MNTRVASRYAQALLDLAIEQNQLDRVDADMASLHDVCQDSKDLTSVMKSPVISPFKKVEILNTIFGKTMNQMSLAFMSLIVKNSRAALLPEIAESFIHLSKKHRNILDVYLTAAQPLDQSVKDKILLKVKAVHNGQINIIEKTDPQLLGGFIVRMDDRQIDASIANQLTNLKNILLN, encoded by the coding sequence ATGAATACCAGAGTAGCGTCACGATATGCACAAGCTTTGCTTGATCTGGCAATTGAGCAGAATCAGCTCGACCGGGTGGATGCTGATATGGCATCACTGCATGATGTTTGCCAGGATTCAAAAGATCTGACAAGCGTAATGAAAAGTCCGGTAATTTCACCATTCAAAAAGGTTGAAATTTTGAATACCATTTTTGGAAAAACAATGAACCAAATGTCATTGGCTTTTATGTCTTTGATTGTAAAAAATTCAAGAGCGGCATTGTTACCTGAGATAGCTGAAAGTTTTATTCACCTGAGCAAAAAACATCGCAATATTTTGGATGTTTATCTTACCGCGGCACAGCCACTTGACCAATCAGTAAAAGATAAAATTTTACTCAAAGTGAAAGCGGTCCATAATGGACAAATTAATATCATTGAGAAAACTGATCCACAATTGTTAGGTGGATTTATTGTACGCATGGACGATCGTCAGATTGATGCATCAATTGCAAATCAACTGACAAACCTTAAGAATATATTATTAAACTGA
- a CDS encoding F0F1 ATP synthase subunit alpha: protein MANIKPAEVSAILREQLSGFKSEAELEEVGTVLQVGDGIARVYGLSGVQYGEMVEFRNGLRAIALNLEEDNVGVVLLGKSDEIKEGDTVKRLGLIASLKVGEGIVGRVVDTMGNAIDGKGPIQGETFEMPLERKAPGVIFRQPVNEPLQTGIKAIDAMIPIGRGQRELIIGDRQTGKTTVAIDTIINQKEFYDKGEPVYCIYVAIGQKGSTVAGLLKKLTDAGAMAYTTIVAANASDPAPMQFYAPFAGAAIGEYFRDTGRPALIIYDDLSKQAVAYREVSLLLRRPPGREAYPGDVFYLHSRLLERAAKVIKDDKIASTMNDLPPSLRGKVKGGGSLTALPIIETQAGDVSAYIPTNVISITDGQIFLESNLFNAGVRPAINVGISVSRVGGNAQIKSMKKVAGTLKLDQAQYRELEAFAKFGSDLDAATKSVLDKGARNVEILKQNEGDPFTVENQIAIIYAGSKGLLSNVPVNKVKAFEKEYLTYLNAQHRDVLDQLKAGKFEDAITSVLEKTAKEIASKY, encoded by the coding sequence ATGGCAAACATTAAACCAGCAGAAGTTTCTGCAATACTGAGAGAACAGTTATCCGGTTTTAAATCGGAGGCAGAACTTGAAGAGGTAGGCACCGTGCTCCAGGTGGGTGACGGTATTGCACGCGTCTACGGACTTTCAGGTGTTCAATATGGTGAAATGGTGGAATTCCGCAACGGACTGCGCGCTATTGCACTGAACCTTGAAGAAGATAACGTCGGTGTCGTTTTGCTTGGTAAATCTGACGAAATTAAAGAAGGAGATACAGTAAAACGTCTTGGATTAATTGCCTCATTGAAAGTTGGTGAAGGCATTGTTGGACGTGTGGTTGATACCATGGGTAATGCTATTGATGGTAAAGGACCAATTCAAGGTGAAACTTTTGAAATGCCATTAGAGCGTAAAGCACCCGGTGTAATTTTTAGACAACCGGTAAATGAACCATTGCAAACGGGTATCAAAGCTATTGATGCCATGATTCCAATTGGTCGTGGACAACGTGAGTTGATCATTGGTGACCGTCAAACCGGAAAAACTACGGTTGCTATTGATACGATCATCAATCAGAAAGAATTTTACGACAAAGGAGAGCCGGTATATTGTATTTATGTTGCAATTGGACAAAAAGGATCTACCGTTGCAGGATTATTGAAAAAACTTACTGATGCGGGCGCAATGGCTTATACTACAATTGTTGCAGCTAACGCATCTGACCCGGCTCCAATGCAATTCTATGCTCCATTTGCAGGTGCTGCTATCGGAGAATATTTCCGTGATACCGGTCGTCCGGCGTTGATTATTTATGATGACTTGTCAAAACAGGCGGTTGCTTATCGTGAGGTGTCTTTGCTTTTAAGAAGACCACCGGGACGTGAGGCTTATCCTGGTGACGTATTCTATTTGCACTCACGTTTGCTTGAGCGTGCTGCAAAAGTGATTAAAGATGATAAAATTGCTTCTACCATGAATGACCTTCCTCCTTCATTGCGTGGAAAGGTAAAAGGCGGTGGATCGTTAACTGCTCTTCCAATTATTGAAACGCAAGCAGGTGACGTGTCAGCTTATATTCCAACAAACGTAATTTCTATTACTGACGGACAGATTTTCCTTGAGTCAAACTTGTTTAACGCGGGTGTACGTCCTGCAATTAACGTAGGTATTTCTGTGTCACGTGTAGGTGGTAATGCGCAAATTAAATCTATGAAAAAAGTGGCAGGTACACTTAAGTTGGATCAAGCCCAATATCGTGAGCTGGAAGCATTCGCAAAATTTGGATCTGATTTGGATGCTGCTACTAAATCAGTACTTGATAAAGGTGCGCGCAACGTAGAAATTCTTAAACAAAATGAAGGAGATCCGTTTACGGTAGAGAATCAGATTGCTATTATTTATGCCGGTTCAAAAGGATTACTTTCTAACGTGCCGGTAAATAAAGTGAAAGCGTTTGAAAAAGAATATCTGACCTACTTGAATGCACAACACCGTGATGTTCTTGATCAGTTGAAGGCAGGAAAGTTTGAAGATGCAATCACATCGGTACTTGAAAAAACCGCAAAAGAAATTGCATCTAAATACTAA